The following proteins are encoded in a genomic region of Dialister hominis:
- a CDS encoding iron-containing alcohol dehydrogenase encodes MFRFTLPRDIYVGHGAIEQLSVLEGHKKAFICTGGHSMRRGGFLQKTEEALHKAGIETYTMEGIDPDPSIEKVREGAKAMEEFGPDVIIAIGGGSPIDAAKAMWVFYEYPELTFEEVQKPFSLPTLRQKAIFVAIPSTSGTASEVTSFSVITDYSTGIKYPLADFNLTPDLAILDLDLPQTMPKKLCAHTGMDALTHATEAYVSKFANGFTDPLAKQAVSDIFDSIIDSYNEDTDARDKMHIAQCMAGMAFSNGLLGITHSLAHKIGAVFHIPHGCANAILMPYVIQFNKKACLARYADLARVAGLPGHTDAQLVQSYEEAIRCLNRKMNIPLNIHDYGVPEELYLEKKEAIAHNAVLDACTPENPREVDDALMGCILECAYYGKPVNF; translated from the coding sequence ATGTTTCGTTTTACATTACCGAGAGATATCTATGTAGGCCATGGCGCTATTGAACAGCTGTCCGTTTTAGAAGGACATAAAAAAGCTTTCATCTGCACCGGTGGTCATTCCATGCGCCGTGGTGGTTTCCTGCAGAAGACTGAGGAAGCACTGCACAAGGCTGGCATTGAAACATACACCATGGAAGGTATCGATCCAGATCCGTCCATTGAAAAAGTAAGAGAAGGCGCTAAGGCCATGGAAGAATTCGGCCCGGACGTTATCATTGCTATCGGCGGTGGTTCCCCAATCGACGCTGCTAAAGCTATGTGGGTTTTCTATGAATACCCGGAATTGACATTCGAAGAAGTACAGAAACCATTCTCCCTGCCAACTCTCCGTCAGAAAGCTATTTTCGTTGCTATTCCGTCCACATCCGGCACCGCATCTGAAGTCACTTCCTTCTCTGTTATCACGGACTACTCCACCGGCATCAAATATCCGCTGGCTGACTTCAACCTGACACCAGATCTTGCTATCCTCGACCTGGACCTGCCGCAGACAATGCCGAAGAAGCTCTGCGCTCATACTGGCATGGACGCTCTGACACATGCAACTGAAGCATATGTATCCAAATTTGCCAACGGCTTCACCGATCCGCTTGCTAAGCAGGCTGTATCCGATATTTTTGACAGCATCATCGATTCCTACAATGAAGATACCGATGCACGCGACAAGATGCACATCGCACAGTGCATGGCTGGTATGGCTTTCTCCAACGGCCTCCTCGGCATCACGCACTCCCTGGCACATAAGATCGGCGCCGTATTCCATATTCCGCATGGCTGCGCAAACGCAATCCTGATGCCGTATGTCATCCAGTTCAACAAGAAGGCATGCCTTGCCCGTTATGCTGACCTTGCACGTGTAGCAGGACTTCCGGGACACACAGACGCTCAGCTCGTTCAGTCCTATGAAGAAGCTATCCGCTGCCTGAACCGCAAGATGAATATTCCGCTGAATATCCATGACTATGGTGTTCCGGAAGAACTGTATCTGGAAAAGAAAGAAGCCATCGCTCACAACGCAGTCCTCGATGCATGCACACCAGAAAACCCGAGAGAAGTCGACGACGCTCTCATGGGCTGCATCCTCGAATGCGCTTACTATGGCAAACCGGTCAACTTCTAA
- the ffh gene encoding signal recognition particle protein: protein MPFEGLGDKLQLAFKDLRGKGKLSESDIDAALREVRRALLEADVNFKVAKDFIAHVREKAMGEEVFGSLKPDQTVIKIVRDELTELLGGTQSKITLSSTGMTVIMLVGLQGAGKTTTAGKLALMFKKKGHRPMLAACDVYRPAAIKQLEVLGEQTDVPVYRMPPNVDPVHIARYAVDTAKSYNRDIVILDTAGRLTIDEKLMAELRNIKAEVHPQEILLVLDSMTGQDAVNTAKAFDESLGIDGTILTKMDGDARGGAALSIKSVTGKPIKMIGVSEKLDGGLEDFHPDRMAGRILDLGDLETLIETAQRNMDQDSLKDAAGKIRKGEFTLDDFLKQLKQIRKLGSFQSILGMIPGMGKFKDQLKDVDLDGKEVKHIEAIILSMTPEERANVKILNGSRRKRIADGAGVKIQDVNRMMKQFQEMQKTMKKMKNKKINPSKMGGLGGLPGMFHK from the coding sequence ATGCCATTTGAAGGTTTAGGAGATAAGCTGCAGTTGGCTTTTAAGGATCTCCGCGGGAAGGGCAAACTTTCCGAGAGTGATATCGACGCGGCGCTCCGCGAAGTCAGAAGGGCTCTTCTGGAAGCGGACGTCAATTTCAAGGTAGCGAAGGATTTCATTGCTCATGTGCGTGAAAAAGCGATGGGCGAGGAGGTCTTCGGCAGCCTGAAGCCAGACCAGACGGTTATCAAAATCGTCAGGGATGAGCTGACAGAGCTTCTGGGCGGGACCCAGAGCAAGATCACGCTCTCCTCTACGGGCATGACGGTGATCATGCTTGTCGGGCTGCAGGGCGCCGGCAAGACGACGACCGCCGGCAAGCTTGCGCTGATGTTCAAGAAGAAGGGACATCGTCCGATGCTGGCAGCCTGCGACGTATATCGTCCGGCAGCTATTAAACAGCTCGAAGTCCTTGGTGAACAGACGGATGTGCCGGTTTACCGCATGCCTCCGAATGTGGATCCTGTCCACATCGCAAGGTACGCTGTCGACACGGCTAAGTCATACAACCGCGATATCGTCATTCTCGATACCGCAGGGCGCTTAACGATCGATGAAAAGCTGATGGCCGAGCTGAGAAATATCAAGGCTGAGGTTCATCCGCAGGAGATCCTTCTGGTGCTCGACTCCATGACTGGTCAGGACGCTGTCAATACGGCAAAGGCTTTCGATGAGAGCCTGGGCATTGACGGGACCATCCTGACGAAGATGGATGGCGATGCCAGAGGCGGCGCTGCTCTTTCCATTAAGAGCGTAACGGGCAAACCGATCAAGATGATCGGCGTATCCGAAAAGCTCGACGGCGGGCTGGAAGATTTCCATCCGGACCGTATGGCAGGACGTATCCTCGATCTGGGCGATCTCGAGACTTTGATCGAAACCGCACAGAGAAATATGGATCAGGATTCGCTGAAGGATGCAGCAGGAAAGATCAGGAAGGGTGAGTTCACTCTCGATGATTTCCTGAAGCAGCTCAAGCAGATCAGAAAGCTCGGCTCTTTCCAGAGCATTCTGGGCATGATCCCGGGGATGGGCAAGTTCAAGGATCAGCTGAAGGATGTCGATCTTGACGGCAAGGAAGTCAAGCACATCGAAGCTATCATCCTTTCCATGACACCGGAGGAAAGGGCGAATGTCAAGATTCTGAACGGCAGCCGCAGAAAGCGTATCGCTGACGGCGCTGGCGTGAAGATCCAGGACGTCAACCGTATGATGAAGCAATTCCAGGAAATGCAGAAAACCATGAAGAAAATGAAGAATAAGAAGATAAATCCATCCAAGATGGGCGGCCTCGGTGGTCTCCCCGGGATGTTCCATAAATAA
- a CDS encoding RNA methyltransferase → MAPVYIGLIHYPIYNKHMEVVTTALTNYDLHDIARTAKTYDVKRYFIVHPVEAQREMANRIMNHWKTGGGVKYNVNRKEAFEETELVPTLEEAISRIESETGKKPAIVTTDARVYPNTVSYCEMRRKIHEEDTPIFILFGTGFGMTKEMMKQFDYIVEPIYGAGTYNHLCVRSAVAIILDRLLGEPWWNKKEE, encoded by the coding sequence ATGGCACCTGTATATATAGGACTGATACACTATCCGATTTATAACAAACATATGGAAGTAGTCACTACGGCTCTTACCAACTATGACCTTCATGATATTGCCAGAACGGCCAAGACGTATGACGTGAAACGCTATTTCATCGTGCATCCGGTGGAAGCACAGCGTGAAATGGCAAACCGCATCATGAACCACTGGAAGACCGGCGGCGGTGTGAAGTACAATGTGAACAGGAAAGAAGCTTTCGAAGAGACGGAACTGGTTCCCACCCTCGAAGAAGCGATTTCCCGCATCGAAAGCGAGACAGGCAAAAAGCCTGCCATCGTCACCACCGATGCCCGTGTGTATCCGAATACGGTCTCCTACTGTGAAATGCGCAGGAAAATCCACGAAGAAGATACACCGATTTTCATCCTTTTCGGGACAGGCTTCGGCATGACCAAGGAAATGATGAAGCAGTTCGATTACATTGTGGAACCAATTTACGGGGCAGGCACGTACAATCATCTGTGCGTACGCAGCGCCGTAGCCATCATCCTCGACCGCCTTCTGGGCGAACCCTGGTGGAATAAAAAGGAGGAATAA
- a CDS encoding KH domain-containing protein encodes MKELVETLVKALVKNPDAVSVTVVEKGSLEIYQVHVAPEDMGKVIGRKGRIANAIRTVVKAGALRENRRVAVDII; translated from the coding sequence ATGAAAGAATTAGTGGAAACACTCGTCAAGGCTCTTGTAAAGAACCCTGACGCCGTCTCTGTCACCGTAGTCGAAAAGGGCAGCCTGGAAATTTATCAGGTCCATGTTGCCCCGGAAGACATGGGCAAGGTCATCGGCAGAAAAGGACGCATTGCCAATGCGATCCGTACCGTTGTCAAGGCAGGTGCTTTGCGTGAAAACCGCAGAGTGGCTGTCGATATTATCTAA
- a CDS encoding Rrf2 family transcriptional regulator yields MQISSRFTIAVHMLCYIALFQDKEKVTSDIMAGSINANPVVVRRLLSQLKQRGMVTVNRGSGGAFLAMKPEDIDFLQIYRTVETVKKEGIFHFHENPNPNCPVGRGIHQALDSKLMRVQEAMAREMKSITLADVLKDFPIEK; encoded by the coding sequence ATGCAGATATCCAGCCGCTTCACCATTGCTGTCCATATGCTGTGCTATATCGCACTGTTTCAGGATAAGGAGAAAGTGACCAGTGACATCATGGCAGGAAGCATTAATGCGAATCCGGTCGTGGTGAGAAGGCTGCTTTCGCAGCTCAAACAGCGCGGGATGGTCACAGTCAACCGCGGCAGCGGCGGAGCTTTTCTGGCAATGAAGCCGGAAGACATTGATTTTCTTCAGATTTACAGGACGGTGGAAACAGTGAAAAAGGAAGGTATCTTCCATTTCCACGAAAACCCGAATCCCAACTGTCCGGTGGGACGGGGGATCCATCAGGCGCTCGACTCGAAACTGATGCGTGTCCAGGAAGCTATGGCGCGCGAAATGAAGTCGATCACGCTTGCTGATGTGCTGAAGGATTTTCCAATCGAAAAATAA
- the rd gene encoding rubredoxin produces the protein MKKYVCKVCGWIYDEALGDPDNGIAPGTKFEDLPADFVCPLCGVGKDEFEEIE, from the coding sequence ATGAAAAAATACGTTTGCAAAGTTTGCGGCTGGATTTATGATGAAGCTTTAGGTGATCCGGACAATGGAATCGCTCCGGGAACCAAATTCGAAGACCTGCCGGCTGACTTCGTCTGCCCGCTGTGCGGTGTAGGCAAGGATGAATTCGAAGAAATCGAATAA
- a CDS encoding YlqD family protein, translated as MDEMQILVPVAVKSKLTEQLKATLLAEIEQNLKRVDHDMSQLDFEANGKLAEQAKINVQAVAPLRAQYEAQKVQMQQMKDKFLADKDHLERLTIGAELNRAPMNRLVTIHIGDDMNELLDGEILVEDGKIVEFRN; from the coding sequence ATGGATGAAATGCAGATTCTTGTCCCTGTAGCCGTTAAGTCAAAGCTGACTGAACAGCTGAAGGCAACGCTCCTCGCTGAGATCGAACAGAATCTCAAGCGTGTAGACCATGATATGTCCCAGCTGGATTTCGAAGCTAATGGAAAACTGGCAGAACAGGCAAAGATTAACGTACAGGCCGTAGCACCCCTTCGTGCTCAGTACGAGGCTCAGAAGGTCCAGATGCAGCAGATGAAGGATAAATTCCTTGCTGATAAGGATCATCTCGAAAGACTCACCATCGGCGCAGAACTCAACCGTGCTCCGATGAACCGTCTGGTTACCATTCATATCGGTGACGACATGAATGAACTGCTCGACGGTGAAATCCTGGTTGAAGACGGAAAGATCGTTGAATTCCGCAACTGA
- the rpsP gene encoding 30S ribosomal protein S16, translated as MLKIRLTRMGAKKNPFYRIIVIDSKEARNGAPTDTIGWYDPAKLDAPVKIDEEKTLSWLGKGAQPTDTVRSILRKNGILAKFAEAKK; from the coding sequence ATGTTAAAAATTCGTTTGACCCGTATGGGCGCTAAGAAGAATCCTTTCTACCGCATCATCGTCATCGACTCCAAGGAAGCTAGAAACGGCGCTCCGACCGATACCATCGGCTGGTACGATCCGGCTAAACTCGACGCTCCGGTAAAGATTGATGAAGAAAAGACTCTGTCCTGGCTTGGTAAAGGCGCTCAGCCGACCGACACTGTTCGTTCCATTCTGAGAAAGAACGGCATCCTCGCTAAGTTTGCTGAAGCAAAGAAATAA
- a CDS encoding NAD(P)-dependent oxidoreductase — protein sequence MKLAVVAANGKSGRLIVKEAVARGLDVTAVVRGENETEALHTLKKDIMDLTKEDLAGFDVVIDAFGIWDPNKMDQHSATLGHLSDILSGSKTRLLVVGGAGSLYVDKDHKTMISDLPDFSEAYLPTAVGMKNSLNALRKRDDVRWTYVSPAAEFIADGERTGKYILAGEEFTTNEKGESKISYADYTLAMVDEAVSGSHIHQRISVLGK from the coding sequence ATGAAATTAGCAGTTGTTGCAGCAAATGGTAAAAGCGGTCGTCTTATTGTGAAGGAAGCTGTCGCACGCGGACTTGACGTTACCGCAGTCGTACGCGGAGAGAACGAGACAGAAGCTCTGCATACTTTGAAGAAGGATATCATGGATCTCACAAAAGAAGATCTGGCAGGTTTTGATGTCGTCATCGATGCTTTCGGCATCTGGGATCCGAATAAGATGGATCAGCACAGCGCGACGCTCGGCCATCTTTCTGATATCCTTTCCGGCAGCAAGACAAGACTTCTGGTCGTCGGCGGGGCAGGCAGTCTCTATGTCGATAAAGATCACAAGACCATGATTTCCGATCTCCCGGATTTCTCAGAAGCGTATCTTCCAACTGCAGTCGGCATGAAGAATTCTCTCAATGCTTTGAGAAAACGTGACGATGTCAGATGGACATATGTCAGCCCGGCTGCTGAATTCATCGCTGACGGAGAAAGAACGGGGAAATACATCCTTGCCGGCGAAGAATTCACCACCAACGAAAAGGGCGAAAGCAAGATCTCCTATGCAGACTATACGCTCGCCATGGTCGATGAAGCTGTCAGCGGCAGCCACATCCATCAGAGGATCAGCGTACTTGGAAAGTAA
- the rimM gene encoding ribosome maturation factor RimM (Essential for efficient processing of 16S rRNA) has translation MKPDELIVVGRIVAPHGVRGDLRILPDTDRPEIFKTLKRLKIGGKFYKLLSGRPHKNVYILHVEGVDDRNMAETLIDKIVEVPFSELPERPEGTYYYFQLVGLEVVDEAGSHVGKLKEILETGANNVYGVETPDGKEIYLPAIPSCILKVDLDEGRMTVAMPEWE, from the coding sequence ATGAAACCCGATGAACTGATAGTTGTCGGCCGAATCGTAGCCCCGCATGGTGTGCGGGGTGATTTGCGTATTCTTCCCGATACGGACCGGCCGGAAATCTTCAAGACGCTCAAGCGTCTCAAAATCGGCGGGAAGTTTTATAAGCTGCTTTCGGGACGTCCGCATAAGAATGTATACATTCTTCATGTGGAAGGTGTGGACGACAGGAACATGGCCGAAACGCTGATCGACAAGATCGTCGAAGTGCCGTTTTCTGAACTGCCGGAAAGACCGGAGGGCACGTACTACTATTTCCAGCTCGTAGGGCTTGAAGTAGTGGATGAAGCGGGCTCTCACGTCGGAAAGCTCAAGGAAATCCTCGAGACCGGAGCTAACAACGTCTATGGCGTTGAAACACCGGACGGCAAGGAAATCTATCTTCCGGCCATCCCTTCATGCATCCTTAAAGTCGACCTCGACGAAGGACGCATGACAGTGGCTATGCCGGAATGGGAATAA
- the trmD gene encoding tRNA (guanosine(37)-N1)-methyltransferase TrmD, with protein sequence MKIDILSLFPEFVQAFFDQSIIKRALDAGRMEMAVTNPRDYTMYRHRQVDDTIYGGGAGMLMMCQPIFDAVHHVLPEKGPRDRVIFLSPAGKTFNQEKAKELYRDYDHLVLICGHYEGVDHRVEEYLADELISIGDYVLTGGELGAMVISDAVARMIPGVLGDAGSAATDSFYEPILEYPQYTKPADYNGWKVPEVLLSGHHANIARWRRKEALRRTLECRPDLLSGLKMTAEDKKLLAEIKREKEDQ encoded by the coding sequence ATGAAAATAGATATATTATCCTTATTTCCCGAGTTCGTTCAGGCGTTCTTCGACCAAAGTATCATCAAGAGAGCGCTGGATGCGGGACGTATGGAGATGGCGGTCACGAATCCCCGTGACTATACCATGTACCGCCACCGTCAGGTGGACGATACGATCTACGGAGGCGGGGCGGGCATGCTCATGATGTGCCAGCCCATTTTTGACGCAGTGCATCATGTGCTTCCTGAGAAAGGCCCCCGCGACCGGGTGATTTTCCTGTCACCTGCGGGAAAGACTTTCAATCAGGAAAAAGCCAAGGAACTATACCGTGATTATGACCATCTGGTGCTCATCTGCGGGCACTATGAAGGCGTGGATCACAGGGTCGAGGAGTATCTGGCAGACGAACTGATTTCGATCGGAGATTACGTTCTGACCGGCGGAGAGCTGGGTGCCATGGTCATCAGCGACGCAGTGGCCCGCATGATACCGGGAGTCCTTGGAGATGCGGGAAGCGCAGCAACCGATTCGTTCTATGAACCGATTCTGGAATATCCGCAGTATACGAAACCGGCTGACTACAACGGCTGGAAGGTCCCTGAAGTGCTCCTTTCCGGGCATCACGCAAATATTGCGCGATGGAGGAGGAAAGAGGCGCTTCGCCGCACCCTCGAATGCCGTCCGGATCTTTTAAGCGGGCTCAAGATGACCGCGGAAGATAAGAAGCTGCTGGCGGAGATCAAACGCGAGAAGGAGGATCAGTGA
- a CDS encoding LuxR C-terminal-related transcriptional regulator, producing MDTSEEVLILGRHILHAYIEDMDIEPLIDHLAPDVVWLGAGREMNAVGRDTVARIFRQGKDQLIPCHMSEERELIYPLDEKLWLVQISALEETDPSYKMYLRAYQRCAFVFRKNSEGKWEIAYLNHSIAYEAVKDNELFAISKGIRNFRKLRTPDISLFSSKDKDTLYHLIEQTSLSLSKKEQEVCTIFSLFPRFSKTQAEFICQNAKTMKRLLVHWARNPFMAYEHSKGTYAFHPVFPEYLQGKFKAESWHWQKNAYMRAAKWELHEKNYGYALTLALKGKAYPTALRIISEGGLSVLYKHSPQELRQILRNATPVERARNFNACALILLAINLIASQQDAREERDILMINLPADWEPSSEENARFLFLEALDSLPDSGMVEADLRKLLSFCKENEVKLPRDYFQGIFRGVVGQLGFYYRRSGTLLENVHTLQSIYDICGLIIKDCDGRLWHSSAEAELNYMQGNIDTADEILLHFLKSPWNTIDRQQRAIIALFLYPRVALIRKTAYEFKDWKKLYKKLKAAISDDLTKTSLDMVAIHMSSLLEEPSPKQERLIDTINELPEYNALRTMRQSVRHRLNLSLKKYNLILHTTETKDPYPSANASQMSRCYDAIACIGALQYFGKAQEASALLKSALHESLQDYFIMPFIEHYNILKPLLLPLASDPVYAQFLQQARKMAITPISEKALEETTLTPREQLIISRVRDGWTNKEIADELTTIKKHLTELYKKFHVHSRTQLLLEIDKSQK from the coding sequence ATGGATACCTCTGAAGAAGTTCTAATCCTTGGCAGGCATATCCTTCATGCCTATATCGAGGACATGGATATAGAACCGCTCATAGACCATCTTGCACCCGATGTCGTCTGGCTTGGCGCCGGACGTGAAATGAATGCGGTCGGCCGGGACACCGTCGCTCGCATTTTCCGTCAGGGAAAAGACCAGCTGATTCCCTGCCACATGAGCGAAGAAAGGGAATTGATTTATCCTCTTGATGAAAAACTCTGGCTTGTCCAGATTTCTGCTCTTGAGGAAACAGACCCATCCTATAAAATGTACCTGCGGGCTTACCAGCGCTGCGCTTTTGTCTTCCGCAAAAATTCTGAAGGAAAATGGGAAATCGCTTATCTGAACCATTCTATTGCCTATGAAGCTGTCAAGGACAATGAACTTTTCGCAATCAGCAAAGGCATCAGAAATTTCAGGAAACTTCGCACGCCTGATATTTCTCTCTTTTCTTCCAAGGATAAGGATACCCTTTACCACCTGATTGAACAGACATCCCTCTCTCTCTCAAAGAAGGAGCAGGAAGTCTGCACGATTTTTTCCCTTTTCCCCAGATTCTCCAAGACGCAGGCTGAATTCATCTGCCAGAATGCAAAGACGATGAAGCGTCTTCTCGTCCACTGGGCAAGAAATCCGTTCATGGCTTACGAGCATTCCAAAGGAACGTACGCTTTCCATCCCGTCTTCCCCGAGTACCTGCAGGGAAAATTCAAGGCTGAATCCTGGCACTGGCAGAAGAACGCATACATGCGGGCAGCCAAATGGGAACTGCATGAAAAGAATTACGGCTATGCACTGACACTGGCGCTTAAGGGGAAAGCTTATCCCACGGCGCTCCGCATCATTTCAGAAGGCGGGCTTTCTGTCCTATACAAACATTCTCCGCAGGAACTTCGTCAAATTCTTCGCAATGCGACGCCTGTTGAAAGAGCAAGGAATTTCAATGCCTGCGCTCTCATCCTCCTGGCTATCAACCTGATCGCTTCGCAGCAGGATGCCCGCGAAGAAAGAGACATCCTGATGATCAATCTCCCGGCAGACTGGGAACCATCATCGGAAGAAAATGCACGCTTCCTCTTCCTGGAAGCTCTCGATTCCCTGCCTGATTCAGGTATGGTAGAAGCTGATCTTCGAAAACTCCTTTCCTTCTGCAAGGAAAATGAAGTGAAGCTGCCGCGCGACTACTTCCAGGGCATTTTCAGGGGCGTCGTGGGACAGCTTGGCTTTTATTACAGGAGGAGCGGCACACTTTTGGAAAATGTCCACACACTGCAGAGCATCTATGATATCTGCGGCCTTATCATCAAAGACTGCGACGGACGACTCTGGCACTCTTCCGCTGAAGCCGAACTGAACTATATGCAGGGAAATATTGATACAGCTGACGAAATCCTTCTTCATTTCCTCAAGTCTCCCTGGAATACCATCGATCGGCAGCAGCGCGCCATTATAGCCCTGTTCCTTTACCCGCGCGTTGCTCTCATCCGAAAAACAGCTTATGAATTCAAGGACTGGAAGAAGCTGTACAAGAAGCTCAAAGCTGCTATCTCTGATGACCTGACGAAAACATCCCTCGATATGGTTGCCATCCATATGTCATCGCTTCTGGAAGAACCGTCTCCCAAGCAGGAGCGCCTGATCGACACCATCAATGAGCTCCCTGAGTACAATGCCCTGCGGACGATGCGACAGTCTGTCCGTCACAGGCTGAATCTGAGCCTCAAGAAGTATAATCTGATCCTCCATACGACAGAAACGAAGGATCCCTATCCGTCAGCGAATGCTTCGCAGATGAGCCGCTGCTACGATGCCATTGCATGCATCGGTGCGCTCCAGTACTTCGGGAAAGCACAGGAAGCATCAGCGCTCCTGAAGTCCGCTCTGCATGAGTCCCTGCAGGACTACTTCATCATGCCTTTCATTGAACATTACAACATACTGAAGCCCCTGCTCCTTCCGCTCGCTTCTGATCCTGTCTACGCCCAATTCCTGCAGCAGGCAAGGAAAATGGCAATCACTCCGATCTCAGAAAAAGCACTGGAGGAGACGACGCTGACACCAAGAGAACAATTGATCATCAGCCGCGTCAGGGATGGCTGGACGAACAAGGAAATCGCCGATGAACTCACTACAATCAAGAAACATCTGACAGAGCTGTACAAGAAATTCCACGTCCACAGCAGGACGCAGCTCCTTCTTGAGATTGACAAATCGCAAAAATAA
- a CDS encoding YebC/PmpR family DNA-binding transcriptional regulator, translating into MSGHSKWENIKRKKGKTDAIRARITTKISKEITIAARMGGGDPVGNMRLKLALTKAKQNNVPKENIQRAIDKGVGAASGAGFDEVTYEGYGPGGAAVIVECNTDNRNRAAADIRHAFTHHGGSVGTPGCVSWMFKKKGTIFVSKEAADEDTVMMVALDAGAEDVAVNEDSYEITTAPEDFLTVSDALEKEGIAAEASEVAMVPDNYVKLEGDAAQTMARLTGELEELDDVQEVYTNAELPEDME; encoded by the coding sequence ATGTCCGGACATTCTAAGTGGGAAAACATTAAGCGCAAGAAAGGCAAAACAGACGCCATCCGCGCAAGAATCACCACTAAAATTTCCAAGGAAATTACAATCGCAGCCCGCATGGGCGGCGGTGATCCAGTCGGCAACATGCGTCTGAAACTGGCTTTGACAAAAGCTAAGCAGAACAATGTACCGAAGGAAAACATTCAGCGCGCTATCGATAAGGGCGTTGGCGCTGCCAGCGGCGCAGGCTTCGATGAAGTAACCTATGAAGGTTACGGACCCGGAGGCGCTGCTGTCATCGTCGAATGCAACACCGATAACCGCAATCGCGCTGCAGCTGATATCCGTCACGCATTCACCCATCATGGCGGTTCCGTAGGAACCCCGGGCTGCGTATCCTGGATGTTCAAGAAGAAAGGCACCATCTTCGTCAGCAAAGAAGCTGCTGATGAAGACACCGTCATGATGGTAGCACTCGATGCAGGCGCTGAAGACGTAGCAGTCAATGAAGACTCTTACGAAATCACAACCGCTCCGGAAGACTTCCTGACCGTATCCGATGCTCTTGAAAAAGAAGGCATTGCGGCAGAAGCATCCGAAGTCGCTATGGTTCCGGACAACTACGTCAAGCTGGAAGGCGATGCAGCCCAGACAATGGCCCGCCTCACCGGCGAACTGGAAGAACTCGATGATGTACAGGAAGTGTACACCAACGCAGAACTTCCGGAAGACATGGAATAA
- a CDS encoding NADPH-dependent F420 reductase, producing MKITIFGKGNMGKAIGDNFDACGNEVEYAGREFIGELGDIIVLAVPYTAVDGILRKWGPKMKDKVLIDITNPVDFETMDHKLVPDGTSAAELIQEKAPGAFVVKAFNTNFANTLATGKVGFHEQTVVLMASDFLNAKDKVAEALTGCRLKLMDAGKLRRAREMEAMGFLQISLASAGKLLWTRGFAIID from the coding sequence ATGAAAATCACAATTTTTGGCAAAGGCAACATGGGCAAGGCAATCGGAGACAATTTCGATGCATGCGGCAATGAAGTAGAGTATGCAGGCCGCGAGTTTATCGGTGAACTGGGCGATATCATCGTTCTGGCTGTTCCATACACGGCAGTGGACGGGATTCTCAGAAAATGGGGTCCGAAGATGAAGGATAAGGTACTCATCGACATCACCAATCCGGTTGATTTTGAAACAATGGATCATAAGCTCGTTCCGGACGGCACTTCCGCTGCTGAACTGATCCAGGAAAAAGCACCGGGCGCATTTGTCGTCAAAGCATTCAACACGAATTTCGCTAATACACTGGCTACCGGCAAGGTAGGCTTCCATGAACAGACTGTCGTTCTCATGGCTTCCGATTTCCTGAATGCAAAGGATAAGGTCGCAGAGGCTTTGACTGGCTGCCGTCTGAAACTGATGGATGCCGGCAAGCTTCGCCGCGCAAGAGAAATGGAAGCTATGGGTTTCCTGCAGATTTCCCTGGCTTCTGCCGGAAAACTGTTATGGACCAGAGGCTTTGCCATCATCGACTGA